Proteins co-encoded in one Streptomyces sp. JH34 genomic window:
- a CDS encoding substrate-binding domain-containing protein encodes MPETSRRGLLFGTAAVSAGAFLTACTSNEPKDKAAATSNQPAADDKPGTPVTIGFAGPQADHGWLNAINVNAKSRAEKYSEVTLEITEGSNDTAAQIGQVKTLINKKVDVLVVLPADGKALTQVGLEAMKAGIPVVNLDRVFASPQAYRCWVGGDNYGMGLNAGHYIGEQLKDKANAKVVELAGIDNLELTKQRSQGFADALKNYSNIKLVARQAADFTVESGQAKMAQLLQAQKQFDALWNHDDDQGVGALRAIQQAGRDEFIMVGGAGAKSAMDAIKADNSVLKATVLYPPTMAASAIDLARALGQNKGVAGLSEMEIPTSLTLYSAVVTKENIDQYLPTGFS; translated from the coding sequence ATGCCAGAAACCAGCCGCAGAGGACTGCTCTTCGGCACCGCGGCCGTCTCCGCGGGAGCCTTCCTCACCGCCTGCACCAGCAACGAGCCCAAGGATAAGGCGGCCGCCACCAGCAACCAGCCCGCCGCCGACGACAAGCCGGGCACACCCGTCACCATCGGCTTCGCCGGCCCCCAGGCCGACCACGGCTGGCTCAACGCGATCAACGTGAACGCCAAGTCGCGGGCCGAGAAGTACTCCGAGGTGACCCTGGAGATCACCGAGGGTTCCAACGACACCGCCGCCCAGATCGGCCAGGTCAAGACCCTCATCAACAAGAAGGTCGACGTCCTCGTCGTCCTCCCCGCCGACGGCAAGGCGCTCACCCAGGTCGGCCTGGAGGCCATGAAGGCCGGCATCCCGGTCGTCAACCTGGACCGCGTCTTCGCCTCGCCGCAGGCCTACCGCTGCTGGGTCGGCGGCGACAACTACGGCATGGGGCTCAACGCCGGGCACTACATCGGCGAGCAGCTCAAGGACAAGGCGAACGCCAAGGTCGTCGAGCTCGCCGGCATCGACAACCTGGAACTCACCAAGCAGCGCAGCCAGGGCTTCGCCGACGCGCTGAAGAACTACTCCAACATCAAGCTGGTGGCCCGTCAGGCGGCCGACTTCACCGTGGAGTCGGGCCAGGCCAAGATGGCGCAGCTGCTGCAGGCGCAGAAGCAGTTCGACGCCCTGTGGAACCACGACGACGACCAGGGCGTGGGCGCGCTGCGGGCCATCCAGCAGGCAGGCCGTGACGAGTTCATCATGGTCGGCGGGGCGGGCGCGAAGTCCGCGATGGACGCCATCAAGGCCGACAACAGCGTCCTGAAGGCCACCGTGCTCTACCCGCCCACGATGGCGGCCTCAGCGATCGATCTGGCCCGCGCCCTCGGCCAGAACAAGGGCGTCGCGGGTCTCTCCGAGATGGAGATCCCGACCTCGCTGACCCTGTACTCGGCCGTGGTCACGAAGGAGAACATCGACCAGTACCTGCCGACGGGCTTCAGCTGA
- a CDS encoding ABC transporter permease: MTQPAPSAQHHGPEKGTVPGPAAAPPSKQGGGLRALGLRADVRNLSLLGVLAVLIAVGGFTEPDAFLDTGNLQLILTQSSVIGVVTVGVTFVIISGGIDLSVGAMVALASVWATTLATQEYGFAGILFTAVVVGLAAGLVNGLLIAYGGMVPFIATLAMLASARGLALQITDGKTQIVTVQSVLDLGLPDSYVLGIPPLVLVFAAVTVAGWLILNRTTFGRRTVAVGGNAEAARLAGIDVRRQRLYLYLLSGLCCGIAAFMLVILSGSGQNTNGNLYELDAIAAAIIGGTLLSGGRGTIVGSVLGVLVFTTITNIFALNNLQSDVQQIAKGAIIVAAVLVQRRTLRGGET, encoded by the coding sequence ATGACACAGCCCGCACCGTCGGCGCAGCACCACGGGCCGGAGAAGGGGACCGTGCCCGGCCCCGCGGCCGCACCGCCCTCGAAACAGGGCGGCGGCCTGCGCGCACTCGGCCTGCGCGCCGATGTCCGCAACCTGTCGCTGCTCGGTGTCCTCGCCGTGCTGATAGCCGTCGGCGGCTTCACCGAACCGGACGCGTTCCTGGACACCGGGAACCTCCAGCTGATCCTGACGCAGTCCTCCGTCATCGGAGTCGTCACCGTCGGCGTCACCTTCGTCATCATCAGCGGCGGGATCGACCTGTCGGTAGGCGCGATGGTCGCACTGGCCTCCGTCTGGGCGACGACCCTGGCCACCCAGGAGTACGGCTTCGCCGGCATCCTGTTCACCGCCGTGGTCGTCGGACTCGCCGCGGGACTCGTCAACGGGCTGCTGATCGCCTACGGCGGCATGGTCCCGTTCATCGCGACGCTCGCCATGCTCGCCTCGGCGCGCGGCCTGGCCCTGCAGATCACCGACGGCAAGACGCAGATCGTCACCGTGCAGTCCGTGCTGGACCTCGGTCTGCCCGACAGCTACGTCCTCGGCATCCCGCCCCTGGTCCTCGTCTTCGCCGCGGTGACCGTGGCCGGCTGGCTGATCCTCAACCGCACGACGTTCGGGCGCCGCACCGTCGCCGTCGGAGGCAACGCGGAGGCCGCCAGGCTCGCCGGCATCGACGTACGCCGCCAGCGGCTCTACCTCTACCTCCTCTCCGGCCTCTGCTGCGGCATCGCCGCCTTCATGCTCGTCATCCTGTCCGGATCGGGCCAGAACACCAACGGCAACCTGTACGAACTCGACGCCATCGCCGCCGCGATCATCGGAGGCACCCTCCTGAGCGGCGGACGCGGCACCATCGTCGGCTCCGTGCTCGGTGTCCTCGTCTTCACGACGATCACCAACATCTTCGCGCTCAACAACCTGCAGAGCGACGTCCAGCAGATCGCCAAGGGCGCCATCATCGTCGCCGCCGTACTCGTCCAGCGCCGCACCCTGCGCGGCGGCGAGACCTGA
- a CDS encoding sugar ABC transporter ATP-binding protein, whose protein sequence is MAPEPPLLTMSGITKSFPGVRALDGVDLEVVAGEVHCLLGQNGAGKSTLIKVLAGAHQPDGGAITWGGDPVQLTSPITAMRLGIATIYQELDLVEGLSVAENVFLGHEPTSAGFVVRTREARTRAAALLKRLGHPEIDPARLVGDLSAAHQQIVSMARALSHDVRLIVMDEPSAALDPDEVDNLFRIVDGLTADGVAVVYISHRLEEIRRIGDRVTVLKDGRAVAVGLPAKSTPTRDVVALMTGRNVEYVFPERPAPGARAATEPVLKVEGLTRKGEFEPVDLELRPGEIVGLAGLVGSGRSEILETVYGARKPTAGRVLVDGAPLRAGSVRAAVAAGIGLAPEERKAQALLLTESVTRNVSVSSLSRFARAGWLDRGAERDAARTATRELSLRPDNPDAAVRTLSGGNQQKAVLARWLLRGCRVLLLDEPTRGVDVGARAELYAVIRRLADEGLAVLLVSSEVPEVLGLADRVLVLREGRVVHTADARELDEHRVLDLVMEGSPTS, encoded by the coding sequence ATGGCACCAGAACCACCACTGCTCACGATGTCCGGCATCACCAAGTCGTTCCCCGGTGTACGCGCCCTCGACGGCGTGGACCTGGAGGTCGTCGCCGGTGAAGTCCACTGCCTCCTCGGCCAGAACGGCGCCGGCAAATCGACCCTCATCAAGGTGCTGGCCGGGGCCCACCAGCCCGACGGCGGCGCCATCACCTGGGGTGGTGACCCCGTCCAGCTGACCTCGCCGATCACCGCGATGCGCCTCGGCATCGCCACCATCTACCAGGAACTCGACCTGGTGGAGGGCCTGTCGGTCGCCGAGAACGTCTTCCTCGGACACGAACCCACCAGCGCGGGCTTCGTCGTCCGCACCCGCGAGGCCCGCACCCGGGCCGCCGCACTCCTCAAGCGTCTCGGACACCCGGAGATCGACCCGGCCCGCCTGGTCGGCGACCTCTCGGCCGCCCACCAGCAGATCGTCTCCATGGCGCGGGCCCTCTCCCACGACGTGCGGCTCATCGTGATGGACGAGCCGTCCGCCGCCCTCGACCCCGACGAGGTGGACAACCTCTTCCGCATCGTCGACGGACTGACCGCCGACGGTGTGGCCGTCGTCTACATCTCGCACCGGCTGGAGGAGATCCGGCGCATCGGGGACCGGGTGACCGTCCTCAAGGACGGCCGGGCCGTCGCCGTCGGCCTCCCCGCCAAGTCCACCCCCACGCGGGACGTCGTCGCCCTGATGACCGGCCGCAACGTCGAGTACGTCTTCCCCGAGCGGCCCGCCCCCGGCGCCCGGGCCGCCACCGAGCCGGTACTGAAGGTCGAAGGGCTCACCCGCAAGGGCGAGTTCGAGCCCGTCGACCTGGAGTTGAGGCCCGGCGAGATCGTCGGACTGGCCGGGCTCGTCGGCTCCGGACGCTCCGAGATCCTGGAGACGGTCTACGGCGCCCGCAAACCGACCGCGGGCCGCGTCCTCGTCGACGGCGCACCGCTGCGCGCCGGCAGCGTGAGGGCGGCGGTGGCCGCCGGGATCGGTCTGGCGCCCGAGGAACGCAAGGCCCAGGCCCTGCTGTTGACGGAATCCGTCACCCGCAACGTCTCGGTCTCCTCCCTCTCCCGCTTCGCCCGCGCCGGCTGGCTCGACCGGGGCGCCGAGCGCGATGCCGCCAGGACCGCGACCCGCGAACTCTCCCTGCGGCCGGACAACCCGGACGCCGCCGTGCGCACCCTCTCCGGCGGCAACCAGCAGAAGGCGGTCCTGGCCCGCTGGCTGCTGCGCGGCTGCCGGGTCCTGCTGCTCGACGAACCGACCCGCGGCGTCGACGTCGGCGCCCGCGCCGAGCTGTACGCCGTGATCCGACGGCTGGCCGACGAAGGCCTCGCCGTTCTGCTCGTCTCCAGCGAAGTGCCCGAAGTGCTGGGCCTCGCCGACCGGGTGCTGGTGCTCCGGGAGGGCCGTGTCGTGCACACGGCCGACGCCCGGGAGCTCGACGAGCACCGTGTCCTCGACCTCGTCATGGAAGGGAGCCCGACGTCATGA
- a CDS encoding ROK family transcriptional regulator — MTARPANTHQARLLRLLRDGGPNSRAQLGDQIDLSRSKLAVEVDRLLETGLVVADGLAASRGGRRSHNIRLAPGLRFLGVDIGATSVDVAVTNAELEVLGHLNHPMDVREGPVAVFEQVLAMAAKLRASGLAEGFDGAGIGVPGPVRFPEGVPVAPPIMPGWDGFPVREALSQELGCPVMVDNDVNLMALGEQHAGVARSVGDFLCVKIGTGIGCGIVVGGEVYRGTTGSAGDIGHIQVEPDGRACACGNRGCLEAHFSGAALARDAEDAARAGRSTELAARLDGAGKLSAVDVAAAAAAGDPTALDLIREGGNRVGQVIAGLVSFFNPGLVVIGGGVTGLGHNLLASVRTQVYRQSLPLATGNLPIVLGELGPVAGVTGAARLISDHLFSPA; from the coding sequence ATGACGGCACGACCCGCGAACACGCACCAGGCTCGACTGCTCAGGCTGTTGCGCGACGGAGGCCCCAACTCCCGTGCACAGCTGGGCGATCAGATCGATCTCTCACGCTCGAAGCTCGCCGTCGAGGTGGACCGGCTCCTGGAGACCGGACTCGTCGTGGCCGACGGACTCGCCGCGTCACGCGGGGGGCGCCGCTCCCACAACATCAGGCTGGCCCCCGGACTCCGCTTCCTCGGCGTCGACATCGGAGCCACCTCCGTCGACGTCGCCGTCACCAACGCCGAGTTGGAGGTCCTCGGGCACCTCAACCACCCCATGGACGTACGGGAAGGGCCCGTCGCGGTCTTCGAACAGGTACTCGCGATGGCGGCCAAGCTCCGGGCGTCCGGGCTCGCCGAGGGATTCGACGGCGCAGGCATCGGCGTCCCGGGACCCGTCCGCTTCCCCGAGGGCGTACCGGTCGCTCCGCCGATCATGCCGGGCTGGGACGGCTTCCCGGTCCGGGAGGCGCTCAGCCAGGAACTCGGCTGCCCCGTCATGGTGGACAACGACGTGAACCTGATGGCACTGGGGGAGCAGCACGCGGGCGTCGCCCGCTCCGTGGGCGACTTCCTCTGCGTCAAGATCGGTACGGGTATCGGCTGCGGCATCGTCGTCGGCGGAGAGGTCTACCGCGGCACGACGGGCAGCGCCGGAGACATCGGCCACATCCAGGTGGAGCCCGACGGGCGTGCCTGCGCCTGCGGCAACCGGGGCTGCCTGGAGGCACACTTCAGCGGCGCCGCCCTGGCCCGTGACGCCGAGGACGCCGCCCGCGCCGGCCGCTCCACCGAACTGGCGGCCCGCCTCGACGGGGCCGGCAAGCTCTCGGCCGTCGATGTGGCCGCCGCCGCGGCAGCCGGTGATCCCACGGCACTGGACCTGATCCGTGAAGGCGGGAACAGGGTCGGGCAGGTCATCGCCGGACTCGTCAGCTTCTTCAACCCGGGCCTCGTCGTCATCGGCGGCGGGGTCACCGGACTCGGCCACAACCTGCTGGCCAGCGTCCGCACCCAGGTCTACCGGCAGTCCCTGCCCCTGGCCACGGGCAACCTCCCCATCGTCCTCGGTGAGCTGGGGCCCGTCGCCGGAGTGACCGGCGCGGCCAGGCTCATCAGCGACCACCTGTTCTCGCCGGCCTGA
- a CDS encoding aldo/keto reductase: MRYRTLGRTGIEVSVHCLGTMMFQDGCNSDHDDCVRIIHAALDQGINFVDTADMYGQGESEEIVGKALRGRRDDIVLATKVHFPMGEGRNRGGNSRRWILKAVEDSLRRLDTDWIDLYQVHFPDHSTDIEETLSVLGDLMRQGKIRAFGCSNFPADEIVEAHHVSERRGLGRFRTAQPPYSILARGIEASLLPVVERYGMGALVWSPLAFGFLTGKHRKDQPIDLTTGRAALRPALFDPAIAENAAKLDAVEQLIELATSIGCTLPELAVAFTVAHPAVTSAIIGPRTMEQLDGLVQGAALTLDDATLDRIDEIVPPGVNLYNPAASFPPRSLTDTALRRRPLAERAAA; the protein is encoded by the coding sequence ATGCGCTACCGCACCCTCGGCAGAACCGGTATCGAGGTCAGTGTCCACTGCCTCGGGACGATGATGTTCCAGGACGGCTGCAACTCCGACCACGACGACTGTGTCCGCATCATCCACGCTGCGCTCGACCAGGGGATCAACTTCGTCGACACCGCCGACATGTACGGACAGGGCGAGTCTGAGGAGATCGTGGGGAAGGCGCTGCGGGGGCGTCGCGACGACATCGTGCTCGCCACCAAGGTGCACTTCCCGATGGGCGAGGGCCGTAACCGCGGTGGCAACTCGCGGCGGTGGATACTCAAGGCGGTCGAGGACAGCCTCAGGCGCCTGGACACGGACTGGATCGACCTCTACCAGGTGCACTTCCCCGACCACTCCACCGACATCGAGGAGACCCTCTCGGTGCTCGGCGACCTCATGCGCCAGGGGAAGATCCGCGCCTTCGGCTGCTCGAACTTCCCGGCCGACGAGATCGTCGAGGCACACCACGTTTCGGAGAGGCGCGGTCTCGGGCGGTTCCGCACCGCCCAGCCGCCCTACTCGATCCTGGCCCGCGGGATCGAGGCCTCGCTCCTGCCCGTCGTCGAGCGCTACGGCATGGGCGCACTCGTGTGGAGCCCCCTCGCTTTCGGCTTCCTCACCGGCAAGCACCGCAAGGACCAGCCCATCGACCTGACGACCGGCCGTGCCGCGCTCCGACCGGCACTCTTCGATCCCGCGATCGCGGAGAACGCCGCGAAGCTCGACGCCGTCGAGCAGCTCATCGAACTCGCGACGAGCATCGGCTGCACCCTTCCGGAACTCGCCGTGGCCTTCACCGTGGCCCACCCGGCCGTCACTTCGGCGATCATCGGGCCGCGGACCATGGAGCAGTTGGACGGTCTCGTCCAGGGCGCCGCGCTGACCCTGGACGACGCGACGCTCGACCGGATCGACGAGATCGTGCCGCCCGGGGTGAACCTGTACAACCCGGCGGCCTCCTTCCCTCCGCGATCACTGACCGACACCGCCTTGCGGCGCCGCCCTCTCGCTGAACGCGCCGCGGCCTGA
- a CDS encoding MerR family transcriptional regulator, with product MVEDTPTLSIGEVSERTGLSVHALRFYEHEGLFVNTVRRGPGGRRVYSQDDVAWLDVCIILRASGLPVTALRRYAGLVREGAGNEEERLALMREHQERVTTEIGRLTESLDLIRYKVGVYEDVVDQGSAAAHRCHAPSPSADEERAPLIHHEAVVQ from the coding sequence ATGGTTGAGGACACACCGACTCTCAGCATCGGAGAGGTCTCCGAGCGCACCGGCTTGAGCGTGCACGCGCTGCGCTTCTACGAGCACGAGGGCCTCTTCGTCAACACCGTGCGACGCGGACCTGGCGGGCGCCGCGTCTACAGCCAGGACGACGTGGCCTGGCTGGACGTCTGCATCATCCTCCGCGCCTCGGGCTTGCCCGTGACCGCGCTCCGCCGGTACGCCGGCCTCGTGAGAGAAGGCGCCGGCAACGAGGAGGAGCGACTCGCGCTCATGCGCGAGCACCAGGAGCGCGTCACCACCGAGATCGGCAGGCTCACCGAGTCCCTGGACCTGATCCGGTACAAGGTCGGGGTGTACGAGGACGTCGTCGACCAAGGCAGCGCCGCCGCGCACCGATGTCATGCCCCGTCCCCTTCGGCCGACGAAGAACGCGCGCCGCTGATTCACCACGAAGCAGTGGTCCAGTAA
- a CDS encoding GntR family transcriptional regulator — MLSAGLPQGTVPKLERPGPLRERVYEALLELITTRALRPGQHLVESELAGHLGVSRQPVREALQRLNTEGWVDLRPAQGAFVHEPTEEEADQLLSVRTLLEAEAARLAAAHSGRPGIEALEELCERGERAVAADDVDLTVATNAAFHAKVMELAGNVVLSELAAQVDRRVRWYYTPVARQRGTQSWIEHRELIAAIAARDERRATEIMRAHTEHTRRTYHERDQA, encoded by the coding sequence ATGTTGTCCGCAGGACTGCCGCAAGGAACGGTGCCGAAGCTGGAGCGGCCGGGGCCGTTGCGCGAGCGCGTCTACGAGGCACTGCTCGAGCTGATCACCACGCGCGCCCTCCGTCCGGGCCAGCATCTGGTCGAGAGCGAACTGGCGGGGCACCTCGGGGTGTCGCGGCAGCCGGTCCGCGAGGCGCTCCAGCGGCTGAACACCGAGGGCTGGGTCGACCTGCGGCCCGCGCAGGGCGCGTTCGTCCACGAACCCACGGAGGAGGAGGCGGACCAGCTGCTCTCGGTCCGCACCCTGCTGGAGGCCGAGGCGGCCCGGCTGGCAGCCGCCCACTCCGGGCGGCCGGGCATCGAGGCGCTGGAGGAGCTGTGCGAGCGGGGCGAGCGGGCCGTCGCCGCCGACGACGTGGACCTCACCGTCGCCACGAACGCCGCCTTCCACGCCAAGGTCATGGAGCTGGCCGGCAACGTCGTGCTGTCCGAGCTCGCGGCCCAGGTGGACCGGCGGGTCCGCTGGTACTACACACCGGTGGCCCGTCAGCGCGGCACCCAGTCCTGGATCGAGCACCGTGAACTCATCGCGGCGATCGCCGCCAGGGACGAACGGCGGGCGACCGAGATCATGCGGGCGCACACGGAGCACACGCGGCGGACGTATCACGAGCGAGATCAGGCCTGA
- a CDS encoding beta-ketoacyl-ACP synthase III, translated as MTGSRVVALGHYQPAKVLTNHDLAAMVDTSDEWITSRVGIRTRHVGGPDEPVDELAAHAAAKALASAGLQPADIDMVLVATSTAIDRSPSMSARVAARLGMGSPAVMDINVVCSGFTHALATADHAIRAGAAGRALVIGADKMGDIVDWTDRSTCVLMGDGAGAAVVTADRDGGDRPGIGPVLWGSVPEMGNVVRIEGTPPRFAQEGQSVYRWATTQLPPIARKVCERAGVTPEDLAAVVLHQANLRIIEPVARKIGAVNAVIARDVVDSGNTSAASIPMALSKLVERGEVESGAPALLFGFGGNLSYAGQVIRCP; from the coding sequence ATGACCGGCTCACGTGTCGTGGCGCTCGGCCACTACCAGCCTGCCAAGGTCCTCACCAATCACGACCTGGCGGCCATGGTCGACACCAGCGACGAGTGGATCACCAGCCGGGTCGGCATCAGGACCCGGCACGTGGGCGGCCCCGACGAACCGGTGGACGAGCTGGCGGCGCACGCCGCGGCCAAGGCGCTCGCCTCGGCGGGCCTGCAGCCCGCGGACATCGACATGGTCCTCGTCGCCACCTCCACGGCGATCGACCGCTCGCCGAGCATGTCCGCCCGGGTCGCCGCGCGCCTGGGCATGGGCTCGCCGGCCGTGATGGACATCAATGTGGTCTGCTCCGGGTTCACGCACGCGCTGGCCACCGCCGACCACGCCATCCGTGCCGGAGCCGCCGGCCGGGCCCTCGTCATCGGCGCCGACAAGATGGGCGACATCGTCGACTGGACGGACCGTTCCACCTGCGTCCTGATGGGGGACGGCGCGGGGGCCGCAGTCGTCACGGCCGACCGCGACGGGGGTGACAGGCCCGGGATCGGTCCCGTCCTGTGGGGTTCGGTGCCCGAGATGGGCAACGTCGTACGCATCGAGGGCACGCCCCCGCGGTTCGCCCAGGAGGGCCAGTCCGTCTACCGCTGGGCCACCACCCAACTGCCGCCGATCGCCCGCAAGGTGTGCGAGCGGGCGGGCGTCACGCCCGAGGACCTCGCCGCGGTGGTGCTGCACCAGGCCAACCTGAGGATCATCGAACCCGTCGCCCGCAAGATCGGCGCGGTCAACGCCGTCATCGCCCGGGACGTCGTGGACTCGGGCAACACCTCGGCCGCTTCGATCCCGATGGCGCTGTCCAAGCTGGTGGAGCGGGGTGAGGTCGAGAGCGGCGCTCCGGCCCTGCTCTTCGGCTTCGGCGGGAATCTTTCCTACGCGGGTCAGGTGATCCGCTGCCCGTGA
- a CDS encoding molybdopterin-dependent oxidoreductase, with the protein MNSERTGGRNRKGRQPKTYERLTHPLVRGEDGVLRRASWDEALTRAAAGFRGTRETHGPDAFAMLSCARATNEMNYVAQKFTRVVMGTNNVDSCNRTCHAPSVAGLSAAFGSGGGTSSYEEVEHTDLIVMWGSNARFAHPIFFQHVLKGIRNGARMHAVDPRRTSTAEWAESWLGLDVGTDIPLAHAIGREIIHAGLVNRAFVDRATTGYEEYAALVEPWTLTAAEKVTGVPAQAIRDLAHAYATAERAQLCWTLGITEHHNGTDNVRALINLCLLTGHVGRYGAGVQPLRGQNNVQGGGDMGAIPNKLPGFQDILDPPVRQKFERSWDTVIQPRYGKTLTQMFEAMETGELRAVYCIGENPAQSEADSDQAVRRLEALDHLVVQDIFLTRTAQLADVVLPATAAWAETDGTTTNSERRVQRVRAALTPPGEAREDIDIICAMAGLLGHDWKFEDAETVWNELRSLSPDHFGMTYERLAEHQGLQWPCPDTEKLPSGFLHARLWETDPALRGPAAPFGLVRHDPPVDLTDESYPLRLTTGRRLDSYNTGVQSGSYASPLRRGEYIELCPEDAESYGVVAGEEVRVSSRRGSVTAPVWIDTGLRPGLAFMTMHFPDEVDTNQLTIEANCPIAGTAEFKASAVRIEKLVPAWT; encoded by the coding sequence ATGAACAGCGAACGCACCGGCGGCAGGAACCGCAAGGGCCGGCAGCCGAAGACCTACGAACGCCTCACCCATCCCCTCGTGCGCGGGGAGGACGGGGTACTTCGCCGGGCGAGCTGGGACGAGGCTCTGACCCGGGCCGCCGCGGGATTCCGGGGGACCCGCGAGACCCACGGCCCGGACGCCTTCGCGATGCTGTCGTGCGCACGTGCCACCAACGAGATGAACTACGTGGCACAGAAGTTCACCCGGGTCGTCATGGGCACCAACAACGTCGACTCCTGCAACCGCACCTGCCACGCCCCGAGCGTCGCCGGGCTGTCGGCCGCCTTCGGCTCCGGGGGCGGCACCTCCTCCTACGAGGAGGTGGAGCACACCGACCTGATCGTGATGTGGGGCTCCAACGCCCGTTTCGCACACCCGATCTTCTTCCAGCACGTGCTGAAGGGCATCCGCAACGGGGCACGCATGCACGCCGTCGACCCGCGCCGGACCTCGACCGCGGAGTGGGCGGAGAGCTGGCTCGGCCTCGACGTCGGCACCGACATCCCGCTCGCCCACGCCATCGGCCGCGAGATCATCCACGCGGGACTCGTCAACCGGGCTTTCGTGGACCGCGCGACCACCGGGTACGAGGAGTACGCGGCGCTCGTGGAACCCTGGACCCTGACCGCCGCCGAGAAGGTCACCGGAGTACCGGCCCAGGCGATCCGGGACCTCGCGCACGCCTACGCCACGGCCGAACGGGCGCAGCTCTGCTGGACCCTGGGCATCACCGAGCACCACAACGGGACCGACAACGTCCGCGCGCTCATCAACCTCTGCCTGCTCACCGGACACGTGGGACGGTACGGCGCGGGGGTCCAGCCCCTGCGCGGCCAGAACAACGTGCAGGGCGGCGGGGACATGGGAGCCATCCCCAACAAGCTGCCCGGCTTCCAGGACATCCTCGACCCGCCCGTCAGGCAGAAGTTCGAGCGGTCCTGGGACACCGTCATCCAGCCCCGGTACGGCAAGACCCTGACCCAGATGTTCGAAGCCATGGAGACCGGCGAACTGCGCGCGGTGTACTGCATCGGGGAGAACCCCGCGCAGTCGGAGGCAGACAGCGACCAGGCGGTGCGCCGGCTGGAGGCCCTCGACCACCTGGTGGTGCAGGACATCTTCCTGACCAGGACCGCGCAGCTGGCCGACGTCGTCCTGCCCGCCACCGCCGCCTGGGCGGAGACCGACGGGACCACGACGAACAGTGAGCGCCGGGTGCAGCGGGTCCGCGCCGCGCTCACCCCGCCGGGCGAGGCCCGCGAGGACATCGACATCATCTGCGCGATGGCCGGACTGCTGGGCCACGACTGGAAGTTCGAGGACGCCGAGACCGTCTGGAACGAGCTGCGCTCCCTGTCGCCCGACCACTTCGGGATGACGTACGAACGGCTCGCGGAGCACCAGGGGCTGCAATGGCCGTGCCCCGACACGGAGAAGCTGCCGTCGGGCTTCCTGCACGCCCGGCTCTGGGAGACCGATCCGGCGCTGCGCGGCCCGGCTGCGCCCTTCGGCCTGGTGCGGCACGACCCGCCGGTCGACCTCACCGACGAGTCCTACCCGCTGCGGCTCACCACCGGGCGGCGGCTCGACTCGTACAACACCGGTGTGCAGAGCGGCAGTTACGCGTCCCCCTTGCGTCGGGGCGAGTACATCGAGCTCTGCCCGGAGGACGCGGAATCCTACGGCGTCGTCGCGGGCGAGGAGGTGCGGGTCTCGTCCCGGCGGGGCAGTGTCACCGCTCCCGTGTGGATCGACACCGGGCTGAGGCCGGGGCTGGCCTTCATGACGATGCACTTCCCTGACGAGGTCGACACCAACCAGCTGACCATCGAGGCGAACTGCCCGATCGCCGGTACCGCCGAGTTCAAGGCCTCCGCCGTACGGATAGAGAAGCTGGTGCCGGCATGGACCTGA